Genomic window (Molothrus ater isolate BHLD 08-10-18 breed brown headed cowbird chromosome 7, BPBGC_Mater_1.1, whole genome shotgun sequence):
CTAATTTGGTTGATCTTTAAATGATCTTGGTTGTGGATAGTTTCTGGGAAGACAAACAGCTCAATTCAGCTTTTTGATTGAgcttaactttttcttttttatatgaaaaaaataaacctgaagtatttaaaatagaagATGAATGCCTTAACTGTAAGTAACCAGATAAACAGCTTTGTAGGCTattccaaacttttttttctagGTCCTATAGTGCTAGTTTTTGAGAACTGTTTTATTTCGGTGCTGTACACTGCAAAAGTTGCTTTGTACCTGTTCTTTTCTCTGAAATCCTTCAGTTGCGCTTAAGCTTGTTGTAATCAAAGTATACTTGCTTCAAACAATTTTCCTGAGGCCCACTCCTTAGCTAATTATATTTTAGGTTgataaaaaataagttttggCCATTTCTGGACAGCAAGATATGTTCCCTTGGGGATCTGTAAAGCTATATTTGATTGTGTTTATAGCATCTTACAGGCCAGGAATataatttttccccctttttgcAACAATTTTTTGTTGTAAGCCACATCTAtctggaaaggaaataaaatgttgaATGTTACAGAAACTCACTTTTGTTGGTAGGACTTTTGAGTAAACCTAGAAATACTAATCAAGAGCACAAGCATAATTCCTactttatttttgaagaaaaggtTTTGTATCTAAAGTTATTCTTCACAATGTTTGTGAGTTTTACGTTATGCACACTTTTGTGGAGTATAAGTGCATCTGATGTActatgtaatttattttttaatgttatttcagTCTACATCTTCTTCTCATTTCACGTCTGGGTGTTATGGTGAATCTGAGAGAACTCAGGGAGCATATCCAAGATTGCATAGCCAGCAGCAAGATAGTGATTCAAAGAGACCTAAACTATCTTGTACATCTACCTCTTCTGTGAGAAGTAATGGCTTGGCTGCCTTTTCAGGTGAGTGGTTGATTGCTTGAGCTGAGTTACATCAAAATTGTCTGAGTAGTAAGATGAGGTTTTACCAAGTTTTAAAAGACTTGCTTCAAATATTATGCCTTTATCTTtcttaattaatgaaaatttatgCCTGTCTGAAGAGTATGTTCACAATGATAACAGCTTCCAAAGTTCCGAGTATGCTGTTTACATGGTCTTTTGAAAGTCCAGTTGTACTCATACCATTTCAGAATTATTACCTGTACCTATTCCATTTGTGGTCAAACTGAACTTCATGGCTCAAACATACCTTCATTGATTAGGATGTCAAGAAAAGAATAAGCACAGCTGCTCTTATTTCATGAGTCAGATGGTGTTGATACATCAATGTGTGCCTGggacagcagaaaggaaatctTTACCATACTTAGCAATATGTTCAAGCACAGCGTCATGGCTGGTTAGAGCACTGTTGTTAGGGGTCGGGGAAGAAAGTGTTCCTTTTTTAGCAGGGCCTGAACTCATTCTCTAGGTCCTGGCTAAAGAAACATTCTACACTAAGAGCTCTTTCAGGAAAACCTGAGACTTTCATTGAAGCTGTGGGTAAGTTCGTGAAACTTGGATAGACAGAATTTATGCAATATGCCAGCAGAAATCTAAAGCTCAGGAAGTAACAGTCAAAACCttatgctgaaaatatttctaaaccATTTTGATACAGAtcattaaattaattcagattACCCTTGTGAGTATGGATTAATGGGTTATTAAAAAACCCTTATGGAATTGCATAGATatccaaataaaaattcataaattCGTGCTCAAACCTCAGTATTATTGATACTTTCTTACTCTGTTAATGAAACGACAACCATTAACATTTCTCGTGGTGTAGGACTGTTTATCTTTCCGTTTCTATGTTGGTTGGTTGTCACACTGCCGACCAATGAGtgcttaaatttctttttctaagttAGCAATGAAGTGATATCAAGGTGAATTTTTCAGAGCCATTGAAGACTCTTTTGGAACTAGAGTTTTGTCCCCAGCTGATGTATATAACAGCTTGCTATGCAGTTGTTGGAGCTGTTAACAAAAACCAAGATCCATTTTTACGCTGAAGTGTTTTACTCTGTAATATGAACAAGGACAGTGCTAGTCATTGTTCTTGAAGTTGTGTCTAAACTGCATTTAAGCTTCATCAGCTGTTTTTATGagaaacaaaatttcatttaagtAATGTCAAGTAGAATGGCAGTATTTGCTAAGTCTCAAGCTGCTGTTTTGCTATAATGTGAAATCTTTAAAAACTAACAAAACTAACTTCCATTAGGAAGCAAGATGCTACTTCTCTTCCTCTTGTATCCTGTAAGAGTGTTAATGGGTCTGACTCTTCACAAAAGTATTTCTACTTTTTGTTTGATGTAGCTTTCAGAGCCAACTTTCTGCAAGATGAAGTAAGTGCCTGCATCAGCAGAGTGCACTTAGCTTTATGTTGGCAGCTGGGTCCTTGGTCAGCCTAGTGGTAATGTTAAACTTGCCCTTGATATGAATAGCGAAAATGTCTGTGTAAGTGTCAGTTTTAATGGAGTTTTAGGTGATTACAAAAAGAGGggatttatttactttttcttcctaGATTCCTCCTGGAGATGCAGTAGGATTCCTAGATCTTCATCAGTAATGCTTGGCTCCCTTGGAACTGATCTGGTGAGAGAGCGAACACAGTTAGAAAGAAGAACAGATCTGTCTGTTAATAACCTGCTGGATCCCAGCTACGGAAACAGTGACTTTCCACCTTCAACGTGTATGTTTCGTGTAACTGAAAGCTCATAAACCTACAGTTTGTATGGCTTTTAGTTTCTTAACATGTtcataggatcacagaatgatttggttTGGAAGGCACCTTttgttccacctcctgccatgggcagggacactttccactatcccagattgTTTAAAGCCTCATCCAATgtggtcttgaacacttccacgGATGGAGCATCCAAAACTTCGCTGGgcatgtttttttaatattttattcaaaacatGAAcacaaaatagattttaaagtatccttttaaatgaaattgGTTGGCCACTTTCCATGTGTTGACCAAACCATTGAAGGATATATGAATGGTCTAGCTTGTAGATGCATTGTGGTGTTGATGATCGCCACGGTAACTCTGCAATTACTCAGTAAAGCTCATTTCTTATTTGTCTTAAAAACTCTTTGTATTTAGGTATGGGAAGAGAAATAATGTTGATTTGACCCGGGGAAGTTTTTTCTTAAAGGTGCATATTATCTCTTTTTATTTGGGTTCTCAAATGGTTATTAGGGAAAACTGTTAGAACACtgagaataaaaatgaataaacacACACTTGACATGAGCTGAGAGGTTTGTCTCGTGGCAACTGCTAGGACTAGTAAGGACTTCAGCACTGTAATTTTCACTTTCTGTTCAGAGTGCTGTGATGTTCTAGAGCTGTCTCAGGGGAAGCTCACCATTAGTCTTGATCTGCAACTTTTTGCAGGTGCATTGGTTGTATTTTGTAATGCAGAAGTTAAAGAAAATGCCACATTTTTAAGTATAGAAGATAAGCAGAAAAGCTAAAAACTACTTTCAGAATTTGTCCTGGAGTCTTGCCTTGACAGAAGAGTATATTTTAATGTCATCATACTCATAGCACTTTTTAGTAAGTGGACAGTTCAGCTACTCTACCTGGTAGAGCCTTATGGGAGAAGTGGACTGGGGAGCAGCCTTTGTACTGTCTATGCTGCATTTCTAGCAGTAGTGCTGCTATTAAGTGCTATTAAAAAACTCCCAGCTGTGTTCCCTGATGTGTAATCAAAAGCATATGGTAGATGATTGGCATCTGTGCAGATGTTTAGTTAGCTGGAATCTGCCAGATAAATAAAGCTCATCTTGAGCAGTAAATTGTGATTGCAATGCAGCACCCATTAAAAGAAAGTCACCAAAACTGCAAAgatgaaagttttaaaattgaGACTACATAGAGAGCTTCTGTTTCCTACCTTCATCTATTCATGCTTGTTTcttcttcccccttttcccacccACAACCACCCAGTGCAGCTGTTTGAGGAAGGACACTAGCCACCTCAGCTGCTTCATGTGAACTATGGTTCATCTGCAGTGGAGTTCTTCTCAGTGTGTTGAGATACTCAGACAGCATTTACAGAAGATGTGCTTGTTAGAATGATAGAATGGtatgggttggaagggacctttaaaatCCCCATGTCCAATccccctgcagtgagcagggacatcttcatTTAGGACAGGTTGCCTAGAGCCCTGTTGAACCTAACCTTGAATGTTTCCTGATGTGTATGTGCACATCATCAcagtattttcctttgcttttctgcaaCAGATCTTCAAGACAGGCCTGCCTCTTCATATGCAGAGGGAGCAAGACCAAAAGACAACTCATTAAGCACTTTGAGGCTGAATGCACCCATGAACCGCCAGTTGCCTTCCGATCATCAGCCATCTTTTTTCAACAGAGACTCTAACGTGAGCTCTTCACGATCCAGCCATTCTTCAAGACAAAGGAGAAATGAATTGGAATCTCCCCACAGGAGTGTGCAGCCAGCATTTTCTCTTACTGCCATTAGAGATGAAACCCCTTCCTCAAGTGGTTCCGAAAGGATTTTATCTTCTCAGAGGTCACTGAATGAGTCTGCAGCTGACAGCGAAGGGAGGCGCACAACCAGACAGCTGCTGTCTCGTTTAGCATCTAGTATGTCATCCACATTTTTCTCTCGAAGGTCTAGCCAAGACCCATTGCATACAAGATCGTTAGGCCCTGAAGAGTCAACAGCGGTCCCAAGAGTTCAAGCTACTGCTCTGTCAAGTAGTAATGGAGCTGCAACTCCGGAGGTTCCAGGACTTCAGTCATCCGAAGCTTCTCAGGGGTTCAGTTTTCTTGGACGAAGATGGGGTTTATCAGGAGTTTCACAGAATCGCAGCTCTGATTCTGATGGGGAAAGTTACAGACCAGACACTGAAAGTAGGAGCACAGGATCCTGGTTGTCGTCCTCTTTGAGGAACAGATGTACACCTCTCTTTTccagaagaagaagagaaggaagagatgaATCTGCAAGGATCTCTACCCCTGATACTACTGCTAGATCACAACATGTCTTTAGAAGGAGAGGGTCAGGTGAGGAGACCTCTCTTGAAGCATCAGATAGCCCTCCTCGGGCTTCTGTTAGCAGACCAACGCCTGCAGTATCTGTTATTTCTACAGCTACTGCCTCCCCACCGGATTCAGCCTCCAGTGGAAGAGGTTCAGGAATTCTGCCTGCTTCTCTCTTTCGCTTTGCAGTGCCTCCAACGTTAGGAAGCAGTCTGTCTGACAATCTTATGATAACCGTAGATATTATTCCCTCTGGCTGGAATCAGTCTGATGGACAAGAAAGTGGCAAGTCTAAAATACCACCTTCAAGAGATCCGGAAAGACtccagaaaataaaggaaaggtAAGTTAGTATGTTCTTTTGGAACAGTAAAATATACCTGTTCTAACCTGAGAGGGCTTTCTGCAATcatgatttaaaataaacaactttCTTTTAGAGGAGGTGGCAACTCAGTTGTATTCTCACTTTTGTCTTTAAAGAAACTTTTAATTCTCATGGGTTTGAGAACAGTTTGATAAGTGGAATTCTCATTATAAAAAGCCCCGTGTGAAATGTCACAGCGTTTGTTGGTATTCCATCCTATTCAGCCTACTTTTAGAAGATTCTGAAGATGAAGAGGGTGACATATGCAGAATCTGTCAGATGTCCTCTGCAAGTTCTGACAACCTTTTAATAGAGCCATGCAAATGTACTGGAAGTCTGCAGTATGTTCACCAGGAGTGCATGAAAAAATGGCTGCAGTCGAAGATAAATTCAGGTAAAGCAAACTCTAGACCAAGGTAGACTTCCAGTTATACAGGGAGGCTTATTGGAAGGATTGCACCTACTGGGGTATTTAGTTGAAAAGCAAGCAGTGGGGACAAACAGCAGTATGGCACTTCCAGGCTTTTTGTGTTCTGTGCAGCTTCTCATGTGAGTAGTTCCAAGACCTGTATTTTTTGTTTAGAGAACTGCATTTTTTGGGGTTGTCTACTAAGATCTTGGATGAAAAATAATGTTGCAGAAGTGTAGCTTTAGAATTACTCTGCCATTTCAGTTGTACCACTTTGGGTGGCATTTGTTCCCCACCCTTCCTTATGGAAatggttgtggttttttccaAGACTTCTATAGCTGAGCTAACTGTTAGCAGTGATAGGAATTTGAAAATccagaatttattttgaattgtAACTAAAGtatgttaattttttcttaaagatatTAACGCCTATTCAAGGCACTTTAAAAATGCTTGTTCAAAAATTACTTAAAAGTGCGTATATAATTCTTTAAGAAACATTTCAGATATTGCATGCcgtagaaatatttttgtaacaGATTGATTGACTGGTTTGTAACTGTTACAAAGTTATTATTAGCAGTATTCTTAAAAGTAGGTGGCTTGATAGAATACATGAAATACTTTATACCAAAGGAAGGTGCTAGTATCTGAAGTttttgctcagcaccagaggaTACACATCAGCGAAGGGATGTTTTAGAAGCCTCAGCctgtagaagaaaaagaattagaaTTATTTAGCTATATATGAAGACAGAAGTCCACTATCAACTTGCTTTGTTCATCTTGTTGCTTATGGAGGAGTCTGTTTTAAAACTGGTACTTAAGACAAAATGTTACTTAATAATAACTTTGTTGTGGTGTATTTATTCTTACTTTAGTGTGTATTTGAATTACACGGTAAAATTCAGAAAGCCCAAGAAGCGATTTTATGCCATACTTGCAGGAAGAAGCATATTAATGCCCAGAGTGAATGTGAGGCAAAATAGATGCAGCTGGATAGAGAATAAACATTCTACAGGGTTTAAATTCTGACAGTAGCAGATGTCACTACATTCCTATTAGAGGCTTGCTTTTCTTCTAACCTTGCTCTGCAAAATAAAGTCAAAAATTACGTAGAGTTTTTAATGTGTATATGAGTGTGTTGTTTGTTACAGACTGTTGAAACTTGACACTGAGTTTTCCCCTTGCCCGCCACCCCACCAGGTTCTTCTTTGGAAGCAGTGACAACTTGTGAATTGTGCAAAGAGAAGTTGCATCTCAATCTGGAAGACTTTGACATTCATGAACTTTATAGGGCACATGCAAATGAACAAGTTAGTATATTTTACCTTATTTGGTAAGTGTTGCTTTAGTGCTGGGAGGGCAGTCTTTAGAGAAGCCAAATGCATCTCCATTTCAGAAGGGCTGTTATGCATATAAAGTAATGTTAATGTGGAAcagatttttctcctcaatATTCCAACTACCACTACCTTCCTGCTATGCTTCCTACAGCTGAGCTTTCAGTAAGTTTAACATATCTCTTTCCTTAGTTGCATATCTGTCATCTAGCTTTGTAATCCAGTGTCTGTGCCACATAGGTGCAGTGTGAATTCTAGCATGATTATATTGAATTTCATAGTCAGGCGTTGTTGTCACTTTTAGCTGTTTTTGAACACAGTTTAGCAGTTGTTTTAAACATACAATTacaaatttcttttatttcattagaGTGGTAGAAACTAACCTCTGTTCTAGCAGTTTTTAACTGCTCCTTTTAATAATTTCCtaacttaaaaataaaggcCCATTGGTATAacttttgttatttaaaatagaatatcTTAGACCTACTGGACTGTGTAGTAtttaaaaaagagtaaataaCTCAGAGCTGGTGTTTTTAATGAACTTTATTCAGAGGGGTTTTCCCTATTCTCTGGGTTGTAATCTGACGATATATGACGACTAATGCTATTATCCTATCTcgaatatttaaagaaaataccaaGTTGTAAGAATCCATGCCAAGTGACATCAATTTTGGGGCAAAACATCAGgctctaatttttttattatttaaagtaAGTTCTTACCCTAGTACTTGAATTCCTATCAGTCGGGGAAGTCTCTGAAAAGTCTTTCTCAAGACATCTTGTTTTAGTGCTAGTGCTTATTGGTTACTGCCACTGCACTTTATTAGAAAtaagaattttgattttttttttccctaaagaatTGACTAAATTATCTGTTCAGCagtagcatttttaaaatttttctcttaTCTTAGCAGGTAAAGGAATTTCTCAAATATTTATAACATCATAacattcttaaaatatattcctttaTTTTGGCTTTCTGTAAATCCTTGAGACCACAGAGAAGAAACCAGCAATACTGGTTTGATTTACCCAAGTGATATAATACTCCGATTCGCACATTCTTTCCTCTGAACTAATCAGGCTGACAGATTTAATTTGTAGAACTCTATTTATCTTCAAGGATAACAGGTTAGATTTGGGGTGGATGGGAAGGACCAGAGGTATAAATAGCTTTTCAGCAACCTAAATTTTTTAGTATTACATTTTCCTAATTCTTTCGAACAGCTACAGATAACTTTGTaatgatttcattaaaaatctaaTTGTTGTTCTACTTGAATCATATATGCAGATGTATTGCTGACATTCTGAATGTTTCTTTTGATCTCCTTTAAGGCAGACTATGAATTTATCAGCTCTGGTCTCTACCTTGTAGTGTTGTTACACTTATGCGAGCAGCGCTTTTCTGATATGTTAGGAACTGCAAATGAGGCCAGCACACGTGTCAGAGTAAGTATGCAGTGATTTTCTGGCAGGAATTACTCATACAGAGAACTTGGAAGCAGATTGTTACGTTGGGTGACCTAGGAGCTAGATACCCAAGAAACacacttttaaaacaaatttaggTTTAAAATGGGCTGTGCTTGTCAGTGTGCTGTGTTTGATTCGAAGCTGAAGGTACTACATAATTGCAGGTACTCTGCTACAGAATACTTTCTGTCAAAGTTGTTGGTAATTCATTAGTTAGCACACATTAGCACACAGCATACAGTTAGCATACATGTTGTCGTCATTATTGTGAATTTATGCAAAACTGGAAGGTTAACCTCTCTCTGTGCCAAACATGCAGTTAAGAATGCTGGACTACCtgatttgtttaatttttctcattatgCAATTCTATATTGCAAAGGACTAGAACTTGTGCTTGTCTAGTGCACTAGACGAGTGCTTGTCTGCCAGAGTACACCTAAATGTGTACTTGAATATTAACATTCTGCAACAGCCTATATAGCTGTAGTGTGAGTTCTCTGGCATTAGTCCAAACTC
Coding sequences:
- the MARCHF7 gene encoding E3 ubiquitin-protein ligase MARCHF7 isoform X4 yields the protein MESKPSRIPRRISVQASSSPVGSRTGNSLSGAYSTRESSWRLESGYQESSVLNSSSRDWRIGERDTRETPWKLTASSPTRYSGTLDHPHSGRFLGSRSRLSTSSSHFTSGCYGESERTQGAYPRLHSQQQDSDSKRPKLSCTSTSSVRSNGLAAFSDSSWRCSRIPRSSSVMLGSLGTDLVRERTQLERRTDLSVNNLLDPSYGNSDFPPSTYLQDRPASSYAEGARPKDNSLSTLRLNAPMNRQLPSDHQPSFFNRDSNVSSSRSSHSSRQRRNELESPHRSVQPAFSLTAIRDETPSSSGSERILSSQRSLNESAADSEGRRTTRQLLSRLASSMSSTFFSRRSSQDPLHTRSLGPEESTAVPRVQATALSSSNGAATPEVPGLQSSEASQGFSFLGRRWGLSGVSQNRSSDSDGESYRPDTESRSTGSWLSSSLRNRCTPLFSRRRREGRDESARISTPDTTARSQHVFRRRGSGEETSLEASDSPPRASVSRPTPAVSVISTATASPPDSASSGRGSGILPASLFRFAVPPTLGSSLSDNLMITVDIIPSGWNQSDGQESGKSKIPPSRDPERLQKIKESLLLEDSEDEEGDICRICQMSSASSDNLLIEPCKCTGSLQYVHQECMKKWLQSKINSGSSLEAVTTCELCKEKLHLNLEDFDIHELYRAHANEQADYEFISSGLYLVVLLHLCEQRFSDMLGTANEASTRVRFINLARTLQAHMEDIETSEDDSED
- the MARCHF7 gene encoding E3 ubiquitin-protein ligase MARCHF7 isoform X1, which produces MESKPSRIPRRISVQASSSPVGSRTGNSLSGAYSTRESSWRLESGYQESSVLNSSSRDWRIGERDTRETPWKLTASSPTRYSGTLDHPHSGRFLGSRSRLSTSSSHFTSGCYGESERTQGAYPRLHSQQQDSDSKRPKLSCTSTSSVRSNGLAAFSDSSWRCSRIPRSSSVMLGSLGTDLVRERTQLERRTDLSVNNLLDPSYGNSDFPPSTYLQDRPASSYAEGARPKDNSLSTLRLNAPMNRQLPSDHQPSFFNRDSNVSSSRSSHSSRQRRNELESPHRSVQPAFSLTAIRDETPSSSGSERILSSQRSLNESAADSEGRRTTRQLLSRLASSMSSTFFSRRSSQDPLHTRSLGPEESTAVPRVQATALSSSNGAATPEVPGLQSSEASQGFSFLGRRWGLSGVSQNRSSDSDGESYRPDTESRSTGSWLSSSLRNRCTPLFSRRRREGRDESARISTPDTTARSQHVFRRRGSGEETSLEASDSPPRASVSRPTPAVSVISTATASPPDSASSGRGSGILPASLFRFAVPPTLGSSLSDNLMITVDIIPSGWNQSDGQESGKSKIPPSRDPERLQKIKESLLLEDSEDEEGDICRICQMSSASSDNLLIEPCKCTGSLQYVHQECMKKWLQSKINSGSSLEAVTTCELCKEKLHLNLEDFDIHELYRAHANEQADYEFISSGLYLVVLLHLCEQRFSDMLGTANEASTRVRLLKMTLKTDAGRTFILQETNRIAAEMLNWQEQHQHAFVLYLSLVKCALNITVVFEALLNSKSTAAQWSSVDLRTTQHVCGLDT
- the MARCHF7 gene encoding E3 ubiquitin-protein ligase MARCHF7 isoform X3, giving the protein MESKPSRIPRRISVQASSSPVGSRTGNSLSGAYSTRESSWRLESGYQESSVLNSSSRDWRIGERDTRETPWKLTASSPTRYSGTLDHPHSGRFLGSRSRLSTSSSHFTSGCYGESERTQGAYPRLHSQQQDSDSKRPKLSCTSTSSVRSNGLAAFSDSSWRCSRIPRSSSVMLGSLGTDLVRERTQLERRTDLSVNNLLDPSYGNSDFPPSTYLQDRPASSYAEGARPKDNSLSTLRLNAPMNRQLPSDHQPSFFNRDSNVSSSRSSHSSRQRRNELESPHRSVQPAFSLTAIRDETPSSSGSERILSSQRSLNESAADSEGRRTTRQLLSRLASSMSSTFFSRRSSQDPLHTRSLGPEESTAVPRVQATALSSSNGAATPEVPGLQSSEASQGFSFLGRRWGLSGVSQNRSSDSDGESYRPDTESRSTGSWLSSSLRNRCTPLFSRRRREGRDESARISTPDTTARSQHVFRRRGSVPPTLGSSLSDNLMITVDIIPSGWNQSDGQESGKSKIPPSRDPERLQKIKESLLLEDSEDEEGDICRICQMSSASSDNLLIEPCKCTGSLQYVHQECMKKWLQSKINSGSSLEAVTTCELCKEKLHLNLEDFDIHELYRAHANEQADYEFISSGLYLVVLLHLCEQRFSDMLGTANEASTRVRLLKMTLKTDAGRTFILQETNRIAAEMLNWQEQHQHAFVLYLSLVKCALNITVVFEALLNSKSTAAQWSSVDLRTTQHVCGLDT
- the MARCHF7 gene encoding E3 ubiquitin-protein ligase MARCHF7 isoform X2, translating into MESKPSRIPRRISVQASSSPVGSRTGNSLSGAYSTRESSWRLESGYQESSVLNSSSRDWRIGERDTRETPWKLTASSPTRYSGTLDHPHSGRFLGSRSRLSTSSSHFTSGCYGESERTQGAYPRLHSQQQDSDSKRPKLSCTSTSSVRSNGLAAFSDSSWRCSRIPRSSSVMLGSLGTDLVRERTQLERRTDLSVNNLLDPSYGNSDFPPSTYLQDRPASSYAEGARPKDNSLSTLRLNAPMNRQLPSDHQPSFFNRDSNVSSSRSSHSSRQRRNELESPHRSVQPAFSLTAIRDETPSSSGSERILSSQRSLNESAADSEGRRTTRQLLSRLASSMSSTFFSRRSSQDPLHTRSLGPEESTAVPRVQATALSSSNGAATPEVPGLQSSEASQGFSFLGRRWGLSGVSQNRSSDSDGESYRPDTESRSTGSWLSSSLRNRCTPLFSRRRREGRDESARISTPDTTARSQHVFRRRGSGEETSLEASDSPPRASVSRPTPAVSVISTATASPPDSASSGRGSGILPASLFRFAVPPTLGSSLSDNLMITVDIIPSGWNQSDGQESGKSKIPPSRDPERLQKIKESLLLEDSEDEEGDICRICQMSSASSDNLLIEPCKCTGSLQYVHQECMKKWLQSKINSGSSLEAVTTCELCKEKLHLNLEDFDIHELYRAHANEQADYEFISSGLYLVVLLHLCEQRFSDMLGTANEASTRVRFINLARTLQAHMEDIESRCFPSFPPLPLDQLKANEYNPPCQDS